GAAAAAGTTCGTGAAGATAAAAAGCGAGAAGCCGCTAACGGTCATGACGGCACTTGGGTAGCACATCCGGGATTGATTGACCTAGCTGTGGACGCTTTTTCCGAATACATGCCGAAAGCGCATCAAAAAGACAAATTATCTGGTATTGCACATTCCGCGTCAGCACTTCTAGAATTGCCCGAAGGTGGTATTAATCTTGCTGATTTTGATAGCAACATTCAAGTGGCACTGCGTTATACCGCTGCTTGGTTAGGCGGTACAGGAGCGGTTCCAATATTTAATATGATGGAGGATGCTGCCACAGCAGAAATCTCGCGCGCGCAATTGTGGCAATGGATGCAATATGCGACGACGCTTAGTGATGGTGTTGAAATTGATGCTGCTTTGTTTGCCAACCGTTTGCAGTCGGCAGTCAACGCTATTAACGCCGATGGAGAATTAACATATTTGAGTGCCGCTGCCGACATGTTGGATTCGCTGGTGAACTCACCTGATATGGCAGATTTTTTGACTACTGGGGCTTATGCGCTGATTGATTAAGTTGTAATTCAAAATGGGTAAAACACGTTGTGGCAACTTAAGGCCAAACCCAGTGTTTTTTCCATTTGGCTTGCACTGCGTTAGGATAGTGAGCTCGTCCCAAAGAACCGTTGTAGCGCCCTAAAGCACGAAAAAGATTGCCTTTTTCAATGTCAAGATAGTGGCGCAAGATAATCGTTCCATAGCGTAGATTAGTACGCAGATTAAATAAATTGTGTGGTTGTTCTCCGCTGATTAATCCCGTCCAAAACGGCATGACTTGCATGTAACCGCGAGCACCCGCCGAAGAAATAGCATATTTGCGAAAGGCGGACTCTACATGCACCAGCGACAGTACTAATTGTGGTGGCAAGCCGGCGCGCGTGGCTTCATAATGAAGTGAAACCAAAAAGTCGCGGCGGGCTTGCTCATTCTGTAAAATGGAACGGCGAGGCAAAATTTTCGCCAGCCGTCGGCTCATTTCTGCCAGCCAGCGTTCGCCTTCCGCAGGGGTGTCAAAAAACAGCCGTGTTGGTGCCCTGTCGCTAAACAACCCCTGCAACGAGGCGCGGGTGCTGTCGGACAATTCTTCATACTGCTGCTCGCCGGCATGGACCACCGGCGTCAAAAAAAGTGTGATAATTATTGCTAGTAATAATTTTGGCACAGATAATTATAAACGGTGAAATAAATGTGGTGATAGTAAATTTAGCTGTGTTTACGAGATTGATGGCAAAAATGAAAGACGTTTCCATTGTGTCAAAATGTCCAACCGCAGTGATAAAAATTTGTCAGAAATGATGTTAATTGATGATATTACGAAATATTTTTCACGATTTGTGGTTTTTTTTGTGCTTGCGCAAGATTATAAATATTTTCAGCATAAACAATAACTTAAAATTTTTATTTGGAATGAATGGAAGAAAATATAGAAATTTTCAATATATTTTTGTGCAATGCAATAAAATATATTGAAAATTAGAGGCATCGCTATATAATATCAACTATAACCTAATGTTGCACCACAAAAAGGAGTAAAAATGCAAACTTGGACTTTCCCAAATACTTATTTTCAAAACACGGAAGCTGTTGAATTGTTCAATGAGGCAACTAAAGCCACAATGGAATATTCTAACAAAATGTTTTCTCGTCAGTTGGAATTTGCACGCAAGCTATCTAACCAAAACCCATTGTTTCAGGGCAAAAATTTTTCAGCTGATGCCCTTTTCAAGTTGCCTAACGTTAATGCCACTGCCCACTTTGAAAAATCAATGAAAGAATACTGCGAATTGGCTAGTGACGTGGTCGGTGATTTTGCTCAGGTGACTGAAAAAAGCCGCGACATTATGGAGCGGGCAGTTACAAAAGCAGCTGAAAATGGAAAGGCTATTTTGCCTAAGGAAGCCGCTGACTTTGCTCCGCAAATGGCCGAAAATTTTAAGGCTGCTAATTCGGTGGTCAAAAGGAGCATTAATGCCTCTTGCGAAGCTGCACAAGCGGGTTTGAAAAAACAGTCTGCAACGGTTGCGACTAATCGCAAGAAGTAATCACAATTCTCAGGGGTGTCGCATATCCCTCTCTCCTCTCCGCGACACTCTACTTACGGGAAAAGGCGCAATCGTTTGGTTGCGCCTTATTTTTTATTTGCGTGGCGGGCGCATTACCCACCATACAAATACGCTAACAAGAAGGAGCACAAGAAAAGCTTCAGCTAAAATTACCCACATATTAAAAAGCAGGGCGACCTATTGGTCGCCCTGCAGGGGTAGGTAATTAGTAGGACTTTTATTCGCGGTTACCAGAAAACATCATCAACAGATGCAATAAGCTTTGAAACAAATTAAGCAACATAATATAAAGCGTCATTGTCACCATGATGTAATTGTCTTGACCGCCGCGCACTACATTGTTAATAGTGAACACGATAAAGCCAGAGGCAATCAATATAAATAGCGTGGAGACCGCCAACATGACTGCCGGTGCTTGAATAAAGATATTCATTAGTGAGATAGCGAAAAGCATGACCATTCCAATCATCAACATTTTTCCAATGGATGGGCTGGCAAGGTTGCGTTTGGTTACTGTGGCGTAGCCTGCCAAAATGAAGAAAAGTGCCGCCGTGCCACCAATAGCCATGGCAACTAATTCTGCTCCGTTAGAAAATGAGCCCAAAGCAAAACCTACCAACGGACCGGTAAAATAGCCCATTACAAAAGTAAAAAGCAGAAGCCACCCGATGCCAGCGACGCTATGGCGGTTTTTAATCACCATTGATTGAATACCAAACATGGCACCCAAAAAGACCACAACGGTCATGATTCCGCCGAGTTGTGCCATAAGTGGAAACAATGCCCCCAAATAGGCGCCAGCAATGCTTGGCAACAATGTGATGGCCAGCAACATGTAGGAATTGCGTAACACTCGATTGGCCTTGGCGGCCGGCATAGAAGTTGCGGGAATAGAATACATCATATATCAAAGTCCTTTGAGTTAGTTTAACTATTTATATTTTCAATTATAAGCATTATCACCTAATTTGCAAAAGTGACATATGGGCAATTACGGTATTTTTTTGCCACCTTACGTAGATTCTTTTATAAAAAGACAAAAACAAGTCAAAATCGGAATTTTTCTTATCTGTTATCAGGTCAGGTGCACTGACAAAAGGCAATGATAAAAATAGTTCGTGTTATAATCGCTATCGTTTTTTGAGTGTCATAAAAAGAAAGAGAACAAACATGAAACAAGGGAGCAAACGATTATTGGGCGTTGGTCTGGTCGGAGTGGTTGTCGCTATTTCCGGTTGTTCCTCGGTGTTACGTGGTACGCACGAAAAAGTAGAAATTGTTACTACTCCTGAAAAAGCACTTTGCAAGCTGTATCGTGGTTCCGAAGGCTATCTCAAGTCAGTCGCTACACCAGGAGCAGTGTACATTCCTCGTAGCGTGGATTCGTTAGAAGTAGTGTGCTACAAAGATGGTTACGAAGTTTCTAGTGTTGTTGTGGAAGCAACCAAAAGTAATGACATTTTTGGTAATGTCGCTACAGGTGGTCTTGGAATTTTCGTAGATTTGGTATCTAGCTCCCATCTACATTTGCCGGACACCATTAATGTCAACATGGAAAAAATGAAAAATTAGTATCTTTATTCTCACAAAAAATCCGCTTGTAAAAGCGGATTTTTTGTGCCTGATTTGAAGTTGGTCTAAGATTAATGCTTGATTTTATCTTCGTTCATCTTTTCTAGTTGGCGAATTTTTTCTTCTAGTTTTGCCACCTGTGTGACCGCTTGTGACAGCATTTCACAATGGGCATCAAATTCTTCTCGTCCTACCACATCCAAACGAGAAAGCAGGTTGGCAGCAACGGCTCGACTATTTTTTTGCCATTCTGCAACTGGTGTGTCAGTAAGCAATTGCGCTAGACGTTTGCATAGTTTATCGTTGGCGTTCATGGTGCCCTCTGCAAGCGTATAGTAACTAGACGATAGGGCAATAGCAAGAAGATTACCATCATGATTTTGACAGCGAAATCACCTGCTGCCCATGTTTCCCACGGCAATCCGGTGCCGGCAAAGGCCAATGAAAAAAATAAAACTGTGTCGGTGAATGCGGCTGGTGCCGATGAGATAAGTGGCGGCATCCACCAGACAGCGCGGCGCAGGCGGTCAAATACAACTACGTCCAGTAATTGCGCTAAGATGAAAGCGCCACCCGAAGCAGCGGCAACGCGTAATGCCGTTGTCCATGCCTCACCAGCGCCAGCGCTTGTTATAAAGGATAGCGGCATACCAATGCAGAAACCCGTCATTACCACTCGTCGCGCGCACGCTGCGCCAGCGACGCGATTAACACAGTCGGTAATGAGAAAAGTCAAAGGATATGTGAATGCGGCATAAGTAAGCCAATCACCCAACGGAAAAAGCACCAAATAGTTGGAAACCGTCAGCACCACGGCCATACTGATGGCGCCTACAGTGAAACTCTTGTTCATGTTGTGATTCTATCGTTTTATCAGTCGCTATGTATTGCGCGCATATTTAGTGAAAAGATCAGGGTGACACTTTATTGTATTGTTAACTTCTATGTGCATGACAAGATTTTGTGGAAATCGGTGGGAATTTGCTGTTGGTAGATACTGGTGAACGATGGAATTAACTTAGTAGAAAGCGACAAAAATTAATTTTTTTGTAATAAATATTAGAACTATCCATAACGGTAAAATGGGCTATGGAAAAATAAAGAAAGCGACATTCACTCACACTTGCCGCGATGCTTTCCGTCTTTTTCCTGTGATTTAACCAAGCATCCTTATATAATTGTTTCATGCAAGAAACTGTTGTTAATTTTTCCCAATTTGCCGCGCTGCCGGATGATGATTGTCAGGCACGCATTGTCGATGCACGAGCACGACTGGGTAAGCGTGCTTGCCTGTTGGCGCATCATTATCAGCGTGCCGATGTTTATCGTCATGCCGATCTTACTGGCGATTCGCTTAAGCTTTCCCGCCTCGCTGCCGTTAACGATGCCGAAATCGTGGTATTTTGCGGTGTGCACTTTATGGCTGAAGTTGCCGACGTTCTTACCGCTGACAGTCAAACCGTGGTGTTGCCCGATTTGGCTGCTGGTTGTTCCATGGCCGATATGGCTTCGCTGGCCAAAGTAGAGCGTGCTTGGCGTGAAT
This genomic interval from Candidatus Persebacteraceae bacterium Df01 contains the following:
- a CDS encoding lytic transglycosylase domain-containing protein, which encodes MIITLFLTPVVHAGEQQYEELSDSTRASLQGLFSDRAPTRLFFDTPAEGERWLAEMSRRLAKILPRRSILQNEQARRDFLVSLHYEATRAGLPPQLVLSLVHVESAFRKYAISSAGARGYMQVMPFWTGLISGEQPHNLFNLRTNLRYGTIILRHYLDIEKGNLFRALGRYNGSLGRAHYPNAVQAKWKKHWVWP
- a CDS encoding Bax inhibitor-1 family protein; its protein translation is MMYSIPATSMPAAKANRVLRNSYMLLAITLLPSIAGAYLGALFPLMAQLGGIMTVVVFLGAMFGIQSMVIKNRHSVAGIGWLLLFTFVMGYFTGPLVGFALGSFSNGAELVAMAIGGTAALFFILAGYATVTKRNLASPSIGKMLMIGMVMLFAISLMNIFIQAPAVMLAVSTLFILIASGFIVFTINNVVRGGQDNYIMVTMTLYIMLLNLFQSLLHLLMMFSGNRE
- a CDS encoding accessory factor UbiK family protein — protein: MNANDKLCKRLAQLLTDTPVAEWQKNSRAVAANLLSRLDVVGREEFDAHCEMLSQAVTQVAKLEEKIRQLEKMNEDKIKH
- a CDS encoding queuosine precursor transporter produces the protein MNKSFTVGAISMAVVLTVSNYLVLFPLGDWLTYAAFTYPLTFLITDCVNRVAGAACARRVVMTGFCIGMPLSFITSAGAGEAWTTALRVAAASGGAFILAQLLDVVVFDRLRRAVWWMPPLISSAPAAFTDTVLFFSLAFAGTGLPWETWAAGDFAVKIMMVIFLLLPYRLVTIRLQRAP